In Syntrophales bacterium, the following are encoded in one genomic region:
- a CDS encoding FAD-dependent oxidoreductase: MEYVIIGNGVAAIGAVEGIRQWDAASPITIVSAEPYKVYGRPLISHLLAGKIHESDIFYRSDDYYDLRGVKLLLGMRAVQILPDKRKVASSDGRMLPFDRLLIATGGIPFMPPLPGRDGPDVYTFTTLDDVRKIEVLIGKAKKIVVIGGGLIGLKVSESLHDRGIRVTVVELADRILSTAFDPIAGEIIRKHLTEMGMEIILQNSATEIVRENGHIRAVIMSDGTRRDCEAVVIAIGVVPNISLVEGTGIKTNRGILTDDFMETSVSGIYAAGDVAEAHDLLLGQRRVTPIWPVAYLQGQYAGFNMAGAKIAYRGSIPMNSIEFYGIPTVSIGLSNPVGENYEVRHMYLPERNLYRKIVLKDHLLAGAVLVGRIQRAGILTGLILNRIDCESFKEELLKDDFGLINLPVEVRKKMLAVNP; encoded by the coding sequence GTGGAGTACGTCATTATAGGAAACGGTGTGGCGGCAATCGGGGCAGTGGAAGGTATCCGTCAGTGGGATGCCGCAAGTCCCATTACGATTGTCTCCGCCGAACCATATAAGGTATATGGACGTCCCCTCATTTCCCATCTGCTTGCCGGAAAGATTCATGAGTCTGATATCTTTTATCGTTCCGATGATTATTACGATCTGAGGGGTGTCAAATTATTATTAGGAATGCGGGCTGTACAAATTCTTCCTGACAAGCGAAAGGTCGCCTCGAGTGATGGAAGGATGCTTCCCTTCGACAGGCTCCTCATCGCCACAGGGGGCATCCCCTTTATGCCGCCCCTTCCCGGAAGGGATGGGCCTGATGTCTACACCTTTACGACCCTTGACGACGTCCGGAAGATCGAGGTCCTGATCGGTAAGGCGAAAAAGATCGTGGTCATCGGGGGAGGCCTGATCGGTCTCAAAGTTTCCGAAAGCCTTCATGATCGGGGGATCAGGGTTACGGTGGTGGAGCTGGCCGACCGGATACTGAGCACGGCCTTTGACCCCATCGCCGGTGAGATCATCAGAAAGCATCTGACGGAAATGGGAATGGAGATCATTCTCCAAAACTCGGCAACGGAAATTGTTCGGGAAAATGGCCATATAAGGGCGGTGATCATGAGCGACGGCACGAGACGGGATTGTGAAGCCGTGGTAATCGCTATTGGCGTAGTGCCCAATATATCTTTAGTTGAGGGAACAGGAATTAAAACCAACCGGGGCATCCTGACGGATGACTTTATGGAAACCAGTGTTTCCGGCATCTATGCCGCCGGAGACGTGGCAGAGGCCCACGATCTCCTCCTTGGTCAGAGGCGGGTGACACCGATCTGGCCTGTCGCCTACCTTCAGGGTCAATATGCGGGATTCAATATGGCGGGGGCAAAAATCGCGTATCGCGGCAGCATCCCCATGAATTCTATTGAGTTTTACGGCATCCCCACGGTCTCTATCGGTCTTTCCAATCCTGTAGGTGAAAACTATGAGGTGCGACACATGTATCTGCCGGAGAGGAACCTCTATCGAAAGATTGTCCTTAAGGATCATCTCCTTGCAGGCGCCGTGCTGGTTGGCCGGATCCAGAGAGCGGGGATACTTACAGGTCTCATCTTGAACCGCATTGATTGCGAAAGTTTCAAGGAGGAACTTTTAAAGGATGATTTCGGTCTTATCAATCTGCCGGTGGAGGTCCGGAAGAAAATGCTGGCCGTAAATCCATGA